CGGTGACGCGCCGGCCATCGAAGTGCGGCGGCGCGGCCTCGGCCAGGGCCCGCGAGAGGAGATCCGTCGGTCCGCCCGGCGTCGCCCACGAGACGATCTCGATGGCCCGGCTTGGAAACGCCGCCTCCTCCCCGGATGGCGAACACCCGACCGCGGCGACCGACGCCAAGACCACACCGGCTGTGGCCGCCGCGAGTTGACGTCCGGATGATGGCACAGACCATCCTCTGATATTCATGGGAAGGAATGTGACGCCTTCGTCCGGGACGGGCCACGGGAGGCGGGAGATCATTGATAAGACTGGTCTGACTAGTTATGCTGGATCGATGGAACTGCTCTACTCGACCTATGAGGCGAAGGCCCGTTTCTCCGAAGTACTACGCCACGTGAGGGAGGGGCGAACCGTGACCATATCCTACCGGGGGGAGCCGGTGGCCGAACTCCGACCGCTTCGGCGCAAGAGCACGGATCTCGAGGAACGGCTGGCGGATCTGGAGCGGCGAGGGATCCTCACGCCCCGTCCGAAGCACCGGAAGCCCATCGAACCCGGTACGCCGGTGCCAGGCGCGCTGGAACGTTTTCTGGCCGACCGCGGCGAGTGAGCGCCGCCTACGTGGATACGTCCGCGATCGTCTCGGTCGCTTTCGTCGAGGCCGGCGCGGACGAAATCGCCCACCGATTGCGGGGGTTCCGCGATCTGATGTCATCCAACCTCCTGGAAGCGGAGCTGCGATCGGTCTGCGCCAGAGAAGGAAAGCCCTTTCCGGGCGATCTGGTCTCCGGATTCAGCTGGGTTCAGCCGAAGCGGCCTCTTTCGCGAGAGATGCGGACCGCCCTCCGAGCCGGCTACCTGCGGGGCGCGGATCTCTGGCACGTGGCGTGCGCCCTGCATGTGGCGCGGAGGCCTTCGGATGTCTCGTTCATCACTCTCGACGAACGACAGGCGGAGGTGGCGGCGTCGCTGAACTTCCGGATCGGGTAGGACCAGGGAGCGCGGATCTCCCGGGCTCGGGCAGTCAGTCTGGTGGCGGCGGGCGGGCGTTCGGTAGACTGACCCGCATGTGCGACTCCGGAAGCGACACCACGACGCCGCCCGCGGCCCCGATGCCGACGGAGACCCCGGCGCCGACCGCCAGGACGGAGGCCGGCTGGCGGCGCGACGTATGGCCGGGTATCCACTGGATCCAGGAGTTGGGCGGGCACCGGGCCGGGATCGCGCGCGCGGTGCTGGAGAGCGGCGCGGACTGGTACAAGCCCGGAAACGAACTCTACGTCCCGCAGAACGCGTACCTGCTGACGGGTGAGCGGACGCTGCTCTGGGACACGCTCTCTCCGGCCTCGGGTCACATCCTCCTCCCGGCGCTCGAGGAACTGCTCGGGGAGCGGCCACTCGACTACCTCGCCCTCTCGCACCCCGACGTGCCTCACGCGGGCAACACGATGCAGGTGCTGCGGCGCTATCCGGACTGCCAACTCGTGGCCCCGGCCGCCGGCGAGACGCACGCGCTCTACCACCTGGACGACGCGATGAAGGTGGGGCCCGAAGACGAGATCGATCTCGGCGGGCTCCGGGTCCGCTTCCCGGAGGCAACCTTCCTCGACGCCGCGATTCACACGTGGATGAGCGAAGAGACGACCCGCACGCTCTTCACCGTCGACTGGATGGGCTTCCCGCACCAGAGCGGCGAGAGCCTGCGGCGCACGGACGAGATCGCCACGGTCGTGGACGTGGGCCGCCTCGAGGAGTTCCACAGCCGGGTCATGTTCTGGTTCCAGTACGTCCACCCCCACAAGGTCACGGCGGCGACGGACGCCCTGGCCGTGCAGTTCGCCGGATACGGTCTCGCGCCGGCGCACGGACTCCCGATCCCCGGGGAGGACGCGGCGCCCTACTACGAGCGCATGAACGAGGTCGTGCGGCGCGTGGCGGCGGGCGGGCGCGGGGGCGTCCTGTGAGCGGGCGCGTTCGCCTGAGCGGGGGCGCGCCGTGAGCGTCATCGATCTGGGCGGCGGAGTCTCCTGGGTCCACGAGTCCTTCCCGGAGACGAACGGCCACATCCACGTCTCCGTCTACCTCGTCGACGCGCCGGAGGGGGCGATCCTCATGGATTCCGGCTCCTTCCACCACCGGCAGCGCCTCGCGGACCGGATCCACGACGCCACCGCCGGCCGCGGTATCGGCGCCATCATTCTGTCCCACTCCGACTATCCCCACTCGGGCAACATCCCCGCCTTCCGCCAGGACTGGGGCGACTTCGAGATCATCGCCTCCTGCGGCGACCCGGACCTCCAGGGTCTCCCGTACGCCCGCCGCACGAAGATCGGCGACGTGACCGAGGTGCTGGGCCGGCGTTTCGTCGTCCTCGACCCCCCGCTCGCCGACCGAAATCACACGACCTGGGTCTACGACGAAGCCTCGCGCACCCTGTTCGTCGCGGATGGCTTCGGCGCGCTCCACGCCCCGGGCGCCTGCGACGTCGACTGGGGACGGCTCCCGGAGGAAGGACGCGCGGAGGGCGTGCATGAGTTCCAT
This Candidatus Palauibacter polyketidifaciens DNA region includes the following protein-coding sequences:
- a CDS encoding type II toxin-antitoxin system prevent-host-death family antitoxin, which translates into the protein MELLYSTYEAKARFSEVLRHVREGRTVTISYRGEPVAELRPLRRKSTDLEERLADLERRGILTPRPKHRKPIEPGTPVPGALERFLADRGE
- a CDS encoding PIN domain-containing protein codes for the protein MSAAYVDTSAIVSVAFVEAGADEIAHRLRGFRDLMSSNLLEAELRSVCAREGKPFPGDLVSGFSWVQPKRPLSREMRTALRAGYLRGADLWHVACALHVARRPSDVSFITLDERQAEVAASLNFRIG
- a CDS encoding MBL fold metallo-hydrolase → MSVIDLGGGVSWVHESFPETNGHIHVSVYLVDAPEGAILMDSGSFHHRQRLADRIHDATAGRGIGAIILSHSDYPHSGNIPAFRQDWGDFEIIASCGDPDLQGLPYARRTKIGDVTEVLGRRFVVLDPPLADRNHTTWVYDEASRTLFVADGFGALHAPGACDVDWGRLPEEGRAEGVHEFHAQTLPWLRYADPDRVMGALHAMLEKHPPAWIAPIHGPPIAEADVPRYMADLEAALTRIAASYA
- a CDS encoding MBL fold metallo-hydrolase, giving the protein MCDSGSDTTTPPAAPMPTETPAPTARTEAGWRRDVWPGIHWIQELGGHRAGIARAVLESGADWYKPGNELYVPQNAYLLTGERTLLWDTLSPASGHILLPALEELLGERPLDYLALSHPDVPHAGNTMQVLRRYPDCQLVAPAAGETHALYHLDDAMKVGPEDEIDLGGLRVRFPEATFLDAAIHTWMSEETTRTLFTVDWMGFPHQSGESLRRTDEIATVVDVGRLEEFHSRVMFWFQYVHPHKVTAATDALAVQFAGYGLAPAHGLPIPGEDAAPYYERMNEVVRRVAAGGRGGVL